The following proteins are co-located in the Paenibacillus sp. JNUCC32 genome:
- a CDS encoding DUF4176 domain-containing protein, translating into MEQHEQTEQKLLPIGSVVKFKDWDQTLMIYGRMQNDSKTLKRWDYVACFYPHGNLTADSNIFFNHKDISEIVFTGYVNEDEIAFRDALLEGIAKADQMAAAGSGSDHS; encoded by the coding sequence ATGGAACAGCATGAGCAAACGGAGCAGAAGCTGCTGCCAATCGGATCTGTCGTCAAGTTCAAGGATTGGGACCAGACGCTGATGATCTATGGCCGAATGCAGAACGATTCCAAGACGCTAAAGCGTTGGGATTACGTTGCCTGCTTCTATCCTCACGGAAATCTGACCGCGGATTCCAACATCTTTTTCAACCATAAGGACATCTCGGAAATCGTATTCACGGGTTACGTCAACGAGGATGAAATTGCATTCCGTGATGCATTGTTGGAAGGAATTGCGAAAGCGGATCAAATGGCGGCCGCGGGCTCCGGCTCGGACCATTCATAA
- a CDS encoding GNAT family N-acetyltransferase has translation MQIRIANEQDAEGIASVHVNSWKTTYRGIVDDDFLQKLSVADRVEGWRRKLANMPEDEQLLVISDEHGKVYGFMSYGTEREQKISHEGELYAIYLLEEIQGQGWGKRLFARLKEFLQTRGYRSLSVWVLVGNKAEQFYRHMGAQELKQKEIVIGGKRHAELALLWSSLDQIRSSS, from the coding sequence ATGCAGATTCGAATTGCAAACGAGCAAGATGCCGAAGGCATTGCTAGCGTACATGTAAACAGCTGGAAAACGACGTACAGGGGGATCGTCGATGATGATTTTTTGCAAAAGCTTTCCGTTGCGGACCGCGTAGAAGGCTGGCGCAGGAAGCTTGCCAATATGCCCGAAGACGAACAGCTACTGGTTATTTCAGACGAACATGGCAAGGTTTACGGGTTTATGTCGTACGGGACGGAGCGAGAGCAGAAGATCTCCCATGAAGGAGAACTCTACGCGATCTATCTCTTGGAAGAAATTCAAGGGCAGGGATGGGGAAAACGGCTATTTGCCAGGTTGAAGGAATTTCTGCAAACGAGAGGATATCGTTCGTTGTCGGTTTGGGTGCTGGTAGGCAATAAAGCCGAGCAATTTTATAGACATATGGGCGCTCAAGAGCTGAAGCAAAAAGAGATTGTCATCGGGGGAAAAAGACATGCCGAATTGGCACTGCTTTGGAGTTCCCTTGACCAAATCCGCTCATCTTCCTGA
- a CDS encoding bifunctional rhamnulose-1-phosphate aldolase/short-chain dehydrogenase: MVQSLWEQSKAQQAQNTLDELVYRSNLIGADRRVCNWGGGNTSSKTTIQDFRGNDVEVMYVKGSGSDLATMKAGNFTGLRMEDIRPLFERDSMSDEEMVAYLGHCMVDAKHPRASIETLLHAFLPFRHVDHTHPDAIISLCCAHNGKELAREIFGDRFVWVPYVRPGFTLSKMIAEGVLANPNAELVLMEKHGLVTWGDTSEACYAQTIRIISEAEAFIEARVNNDKLFGGRKHAPLAAEIRRSIAAEVMPAVRGAVSDAKKMILSFDDQDDVLDFVGGIDSPKLSQVGAACPDHLVHTKVVPLFIDWTPNAEDIEGLKAKLIEGIAAYKAQYQAYFERNHHEGDVMFEAAPRVILIPGIGMINTGKSWAMSQVSGALYHRAIAVMRGATALGDFVSLSENESYNVEYWPLELYKLSLAPAEAEFSRQIAFITGGAGGIGSAAARRLVAEGAHVVLADLNLEGAQQVAEEINAKYGENRAFAVKMDVTDEEAVQRAYRETSVTYGGVDIIVNNAGLATSSPFDETSLKEWNLNMNVLGTGYFLVAREAFSLMKVQGIGGSMVFIGSKNSVYAGKNVTAYSSAKALEAHLARCIAAEGGEYGIRVNTILPDAILQGSAIWNSNWRNERAAAYGIEPDQLEEHYRKRTTLLVNIYPQDIAEGIAYFASSKSSKTTGCMLTIDGGVPAAFTR, encoded by the coding sequence ATGGTTCAGAGCTTATGGGAACAATCAAAGGCACAGCAGGCACAAAATACATTGGATGAGCTTGTCTATCGCTCGAATTTGATTGGTGCCGACCGGCGCGTATGCAACTGGGGCGGCGGCAACACATCCAGTAAAACAACGATTCAGGATTTTCGCGGCAACGACGTCGAGGTGATGTACGTAAAAGGCAGCGGATCCGATCTGGCCACCATGAAAGCGGGCAATTTCACAGGCTTGCGCATGGAGGATATCCGGCCGCTGTTCGAACGAGATTCGATGTCGGATGAGGAGATGGTGGCATATCTGGGACATTGCATGGTAGATGCGAAGCACCCGCGCGCTTCTATTGAAACGCTGCTGCACGCGTTCTTGCCGTTTCGGCATGTGGACCATACGCATCCGGATGCCATTATCAGCTTGTGCTGCGCCCATAACGGCAAAGAATTAGCCCGGGAAATTTTCGGCGACCGATTCGTGTGGGTTCCATATGTCCGCCCTGGCTTTACGCTGTCGAAGATGATCGCGGAAGGGGTGCTGGCTAATCCGAACGCCGAGCTTGTGCTCATGGAGAAGCATGGCCTTGTAACCTGGGGCGATACCTCGGAAGCTTGTTACGCACAGACGATTCGCATCATAAGTGAAGCGGAAGCCTTCATTGAAGCCCGAGTGAACAACGACAAGCTGTTCGGCGGCCGGAAGCATGCGCCGCTTGCCGCGGAAATCCGTCGGAGCATCGCTGCGGAAGTGATGCCTGCCGTACGCGGCGCCGTCAGCGACGCGAAGAAGATGATCCTGTCCTTCGATGATCAAGACGATGTGCTGGACTTCGTCGGTGGCATCGATTCGCCGAAGCTGTCCCAAGTAGGCGCCGCTTGTCCGGATCACCTGGTTCATACCAAGGTTGTTCCCCTCTTCATCGATTGGACGCCGAACGCTGAAGATATCGAAGGCCTTAAAGCAAAGCTCATCGAAGGCATTGCGGCATACAAAGCGCAGTATCAAGCCTATTTTGAACGCAACCATCATGAAGGCGACGTCATGTTCGAAGCGGCTCCGCGAGTCATCCTGATTCCCGGAATCGGAATGATCAACACCGGCAAGAGCTGGGCGATGTCGCAAGTCAGCGGCGCCCTGTATCATCGGGCAATCGCGGTCATGCGCGGCGCAACGGCGCTCGGCGACTTCGTATCCCTGAGCGAGAACGAATCCTACAACGTGGAGTATTGGCCGCTGGAGCTGTATAAATTGAGCCTTGCACCGGCTGAAGCGGAGTTTTCGCGGCAGATTGCTTTTATCACCGGGGGAGCCGGGGGGATCGGCAGTGCCGCGGCGCGCAGGCTGGTAGCCGAAGGAGCCCATGTCGTGCTGGCGGACCTAAATCTTGAAGGCGCGCAGCAGGTTGCCGAGGAAATCAATGCAAAGTACGGGGAGAATCGGGCATTTGCTGTTAAAATGGACGTAACCGACGAAGAGGCCGTGCAGCGCGCCTATCGTGAAACCTCCGTAACTTATGGCGGTGTCGATATTATCGTGAACAATGCGGGCCTTGCAACGTCCAGCCCGTTTGACGAGACGTCTCTAAAGGAATGGAACCTGAACATGAACGTGCTGGGCACAGGTTATTTCCTCGTGGCCAGAGAAGCCTTCTCCTTGATGAAGGTACAGGGAATTGGCGGGAGCATGGTGTTTATCGGATCGAAGAACTCCGTTTATGCCGGAAAAAATGTGACCGCATACAGCTCAGCGAAAGCGCTAGAGGCGCATTTGGCCCGCTGCATCGCTGCCGAGGGCGGGGAATACGGCATCCGAGTGAATACGATCCTGCCTGACGCGATATTGCAAGGCTCTGCGATCTGGAACTCGAACTGGAGAAACGAGCGGGCTGCAGCCTACGGGATCGAACCGGATCAGCTGGAAGAGCACTATCGGAAACGCACGACACTGCTCGTGAACATCTATCCGCAGGACATTGCCGAAGGCATTGCTTACTTTGCTTCGTCCAAATCATCGAAGACGACCGGCTGTATGCTGACGATTGACGGGGGAGTACCGGCAGCGTTTACTCGATAA
- a CDS encoding WXG100 family type VII secretion target: MSNRILVTPEQLEQVSAQFAQSGQLSGDLVQRLQRSIHEMEGQWEGMTRERFYGDYQQARTTMLKFVDCLQTISAELKQISVKFRSTDEMVNGAAAGGAVAGAGIMAGAATGAGIAAAAGAASKTSGVAAKSSSNPLDAALKGVEVEGSVIKHEENGLYAKAITGSAGASLSEGAHASGAVVEAGYANDHVEGSVSLVKAEVEAAVKDGTLSVGAEATLNKYEGGVNIPLPWTDKELHIGGSASLGVLGASAEVGKSGLKFHIPLGPGASLVGVGGAITVK; the protein is encoded by the coding sequence ATGTCCAATCGAATATTAGTTACACCCGAGCAGCTGGAGCAGGTATCCGCGCAATTTGCCCAATCAGGGCAACTTAGCGGCGATTTGGTGCAGCGGCTCCAGCGAAGCATTCACGAAATGGAAGGTCAGTGGGAAGGGATGACCCGCGAGCGGTTTTACGGGGATTATCAGCAGGCCAGGACGACGATGCTCAAGTTTGTGGACTGCTTGCAAACGATATCCGCCGAGCTGAAGCAAATATCCGTCAAATTCCGTTCCACGGATGAAATGGTGAACGGTGCTGCAGCTGGAGGAGCCGTAGCAGGCGCGGGCATTATGGCTGGGGCGGCAACCGGAGCGGGAATCGCTGCGGCGGCAGGCGCTGCATCCAAGACTTCCGGCGTGGCCGCTAAATCCTCAAGCAACCCGCTGGACGCAGCGCTCAAAGGAGTAGAAGTGGAAGGCAGCGTAATCAAGCACGAAGAGAATGGACTTTATGCCAAAGCAATAACAGGCAGCGCGGGAGCAAGCTTATCCGAAGGAGCGCATGCCAGCGGGGCTGTTGTTGAAGCAGGTTATGCGAATGATCATGTCGAAGGATCGGTTAGCCTGGTGAAGGCCGAAGTCGAGGCGGCGGTCAAGGACGGTACGCTTAGCGTCGGAGCTGAGGCTACATTAAACAAATATGAGGGCGGCGTGAATATTCCGCTTCCTTGGACGGATAAAGAGCTGCACATCGGAGGTTCCGCTTCACTGGGCGTACTCGGCGCATCCGCGGAGGTGGGCAAGAGCGGATTGAAGTTCCACATCCCGTTGGGACCGGGAGCAAGCCTCGTCGGAGTCGGCGGAGCGATTACGGTAAAATAG
- a CDS encoding redoxin domain-containing protein, which produces MSIIPIGPLMIRADIVIFLICAAAGFAALRIRLRQMPQREWILDTYLSVIIIGFLSWKFGMLVFDPIRTLQHPTSLIYMTGGVRGIWLGVVLAIVYAALRWNRKRGEFGLLLKSALLSAFASGTAGYLFQWLWADGASVTSSLFYALLFGVLLTVSWLRFQAPLSQFLTLGLGKNRAVLVVMAALFAWVIYDFTSNTASEREAAAPPHQEGSQEIAAEGLKPGLRAPDFTLTDSEGREIKLSDYRGQTVLLNFWASWCPPCKVEMPYMQDFYEKHQDEDVIILAVNMTHLEKSMSEVQSFVEKNGITFPVLYDQHGENTGRYEVVAYPTTYVISPGGIVSERFQGAINEEIMARAYRKASD; this is translated from the coding sequence TTGAGTATTATTCCGATAGGTCCGTTGATGATCCGAGCCGATATTGTGATATTTCTGATCTGCGCCGCGGCCGGGTTCGCCGCGCTTCGCATTCGTTTGCGCCAGATGCCGCAGCGGGAATGGATCCTGGACACCTATTTATCCGTCATCATCATAGGTTTTCTCTCATGGAAATTCGGGATGCTGGTGTTCGATCCGATCCGCACCCTCCAGCATCCGACCTCGCTGATCTACATGACGGGGGGAGTCAGGGGCATATGGCTGGGGGTTGTTCTCGCTATCGTCTACGCTGCACTTCGCTGGAACAGGAAGAGGGGGGAGTTTGGCCTGCTGCTGAAATCGGCGCTGTTATCGGCCTTTGCAAGCGGAACGGCAGGGTATCTCTTTCAGTGGCTGTGGGCGGATGGTGCGAGTGTGACGTCTTCGTTATTCTATGCTCTGCTGTTCGGCGTCTTGCTGACGGTCAGCTGGCTTCGCTTCCAGGCACCGCTGTCCCAATTCCTTACGCTGGGTTTAGGAAAAAACAGGGCGGTCCTGGTCGTGATGGCAGCTCTCTTCGCGTGGGTCATTTATGACTTCACTTCGAACACGGCCAGCGAGCGGGAAGCAGCCGCACCGCCGCATCAAGAGGGAAGCCAGGAAATCGCAGCGGAAGGTTTGAAGCCTGGGCTTCGCGCGCCGGATTTCACGCTGACCGATTCAGAAGGCCGGGAGATCAAGCTGTCCGATTATCGCGGGCAAACCGTTCTCCTTAATTTTTGGGCCTCCTGGTGTCCCCCTTGCAAGGTCGAAATGCCTTATATGCAGGATTTTTACGAGAAACATCAGGATGAGGATGTTATCATACTGGCCGTCAATATGACCCATCTGGAAAAAAGCATGAGCGAGGTACAGTCTTTTGTTGAGAAGAACGGCATCACCTTTCCCGTCCTGTACGACCAGCATGGTGAGAACACCGGGCGGTACGAGGTGGTGGCTTATCCGACCACCTACGTCATATCGCCTGGCGGCATCGTATCAGAACGGTTTCAAGGCGCGATCAACGAAGAAATCATGGCTAGAGCTTACCGCAAGGCTAGCGATTAA